Proteins from one Naumovozyma castellii chromosome 3, complete genome genomic window:
- the NHA1 gene encoding Nha1p (ancestral locus Anc_8.341) — translation MAVWEQLEVSKAHVAYACVGVFSSVFSLISLFVKEKLYIGESTVAGIFGLIVGPVCLNWFNPLTWGNSDSITLEITRIVLCLQIFAVAVELPRKYMLKHWLSVTMLLLPVMTTGWLIIGLFVWIIIPGLNFADSLLVSACITATDPILAQSVVSGKFAQKVPGHLRNLLSAESGCNDGMAFPFLFLSMNLILHPGNAGEIVKDWICVTLLYECIFGCLLGVFIGYVGRRAIRFAEEKSIIDRESFLAFYVVLAFCCAGFGSILGVDDLLVSFAAGAAFAWDGWFAKSTEESKVSTVIDLLLNYAYFIYFGAIIPWKQFNNGELGLNVWRLIILAIIVIFLRRIPAVMLLKPLIPDIKSWREALFVGHFGPIGVGAIFAAILARSELEASVTDEPTPLKTLPAPGTKHYQLIATIWPITCFFILTSIIVHGSSVAVITLGRHLNTITLTKTFTTHTTNGNGKSSWMQRLPSLDKSGRSFSLQRVDTHKEPTQGTTTMSRTSTVETSGVRVRAVGGMSKKDVRERKQKERRKRRRDKIFHKRNISNLYGGYDDELNDLGRERLQREKEAQAATFALSRDDNELQLPMHDEVASSINSQNVIEGSSGSTNDQEKQESEPSNKSNSSEEEFSSLMTSEEEERRQELRKREEEGHVAYQSGNQIIIENRQGEVINEADLDRPPRDEEESVGADSHNFSLASTVSRESSNSLHNLKRILSPPEKLRQVISQGSDKHMKYRAYKMDNHLIIENEDGEVLRRYKINPHHPDKNRKEGTTDHRDSVSTERSSSVSGNNVVTKALNAVGLRSRASSSVAATSPRSPSPPIHIKPNLHIDTTKQRQPRPLTPVPTQMYSSISEGEEDYSDDDGASGYGNGSDDENFPTRRHNHTSEEEEEGEEYDSEFEPGDEPETPFERQRRLGALGKLNHDTSDEEEEEDDDDENREGDHDEDDYNDAEDSDDQEGGDEVPPTPVIEHPVRARDRSASTTQKVVSTLSKTFHF, via the coding sequence ATGGCTGTTTGGGAACAACTGGAAGTCTCAAAAGCCCATGTTGCATACGCGTGTGTCGGTGTGTTTTCGTCCGTGTTCTCCCTTATATCGTTATTTGTTAAGGAGAAGTTATACATTGGTGAATCTACAGTTGCAGGGATCTTCGGATTAATCGTCGGACCAGTATGTTTGAATTGGTTCAACCCATTAACATGGGGGAATTCTGATTCCATCACGTTAGAAATTACCAGAATCGTGTTATGTCTACAAATCTTTGCCGTGGCCGTGGAActtccaagaaaatatatgttGAAACATTGGCTCTCAGTTACCATGCTACTATTACCAGTGATGACTACCGGTTGGTTAATAATTGGGCTCTTCGTATGGATTATAATTCCAGGTTTGAATTTCGCAGATAGTCTACTAGTATCTGCATGTATTACAGCTACAGATCCCATCCTGGCACAGTCCGTTGTTTCAGGTAAATTCGCACAGAAAGTTCCAGGacatttaagaaatttgttATCTGCAGAATCAGGTTGTAATGATGGTATGGCTTTCCCcttcttatttttatctATGAACTTAATTTTGCATCCAGGGAATGCAGGAGAAATTGTAAAAGATTGGATCTGTGTGACCTTACTTTATGAATGTATATTTGGTTGTCTACTTGGTGTATTCATAGGTTATGTGGGCCGTCGAGCCATTCGATTTGCAGAAGAGAAAAGTATTATTGATCGTGAATCGTTCTTAGCATTTTACGTGGTTTTAGCATTTTGTTGTGCAGGATTTGGTTCCATATTAGGTGTAGATGATTTGTTAGTCTCCTTTGCGGCAGGTGCTGCTTTTGCATGGGATGGCTGGTTTGCCAAAAGTACAGAAGAGAGTAAAGTTTCTACAGTGATTGATTTATTACTAAATTATGcatatttcatttattttggTGCCATTATCCCATGGaaacaatttaataatggtgAATTAGGTCTGAATGTTTGGAGGTTGATTATTTTAGCAATTATCGTTATTTTTCTTCGTAGAATCCCAGCTGTCATGCTATTAAAACCACTGATTCCTGATATAAAATCGTGGCGTGAAGCACTCTTTGTGGGCCATTTTGGGCCCATTGGTGTAGGTGCAATATTTGCCGCAATTTTAGCCAGATCTGAATTAGAAGCAAGTGTCACCGATGAACCTACTCCGTTAAAGACACTTCCGGCACCCGGAACGAAACATTATCAGCTGATTGCCACTATTTGGCCCATCACATGTTTTTTCATATTAACTTCCATTATTGTTCATGGTTCATCAGTGGCCGTCATTACATTAGGCCGTCATCTAAATACCATTACATTGACGAAAACATTTACCACGCATACTACAAATGGGAATGGGAAAAGTTCATGGATGCAAAGATTACCATCATTGGATAAATCAGGTCGTTCATTTTCGTTACAAAGAGTGGATACACATAAAGAACCTACCCAAGGTACCACTACAATGTCAAGAACTAGTACTGTGGAAACAAGTGGTGTTCGTGTAAGAGCAGTTGGTGGTATGAGTAAGAAGGACGTTAGAGAGAGAAAACAaaaggaaagaagaaaaagaagaagagataaaattttccataAGAGAAATATTAGTAATTTATATGGTGgatatgatgatgaattgaatgatctTGGTAGGGAAAGATtacaaagagaaaaagaagCTCAAGCTGCTACATTTGCACTAAGTAGagatgataatgaattacaATTGCCCATGCATGATGAAGTTGCATCATCAATCAATTCTCAAAACGTGATTGAAGGAAGTAGTGGTAGTACTAATGACCAAGAAAAACAAGAATCAGAACCATCTAATAAATCCAATTCTAGTGAGGAGgaattttcatctttaatgacatctgaagaagaggaaagacGCCAAGAACTGAGGAAAAGGGAAGAGGAAGGTCATGTTGCGTATCAATCTGGtaatcaaattattattgaaaatcGTCAAGGTGAAGTTATTAATGAAGCTGATCTTGATAGGCCACCAAGAGACGAGGAGGAAAGTGTCGGTGCTGATAGCCATAACTTCAGTTTGGCTAGTACAGTAAGTCGTGAGTCCTCTAATAGCTTACACAATTTGAAGAGGATATTGTCACCACCCGAAAAGCTTAGACAGGTTATATCTCAAGGCAGTGATAAACATATGAAGTATCGTGCATACAAGATGGATAACCATCtgattattgaaaatgaagatggtgaAGTGTTGAGAAGATATAAGATTAATCCACACCATCCTGATAAGAATAGGAAGGAGGGTACTACTGATCATAGAGACTCTGTTAGTACCGAAAGGAGTAGTAGTGTAAGCGGGAATAATGTTGTTACGAAGGCCTTAAATGCAGTTGGATTAAGAAGTCGTGCATCATCCTCCGTAGCGGCCACATCTCCACGCAGTCCAAGTCCACCAATTCATATAAAACCAAACCTTCATATTGATACAACGAAACAACGTCAACCAAGGCCGTTAACCCCAGTTCCAACACAAATGTATTCGTCCATATCAGAAGGCGAAGAGGATTActcagatgatgatggagCCAGTGGATATGGGAATGGCAGTGATGATGAGAATTTCCCAACACGTCGTCACAACCATAcatctgaagaagaagaagagggaGAGGAATATGATTCTGAATTTGAGCCAGGTGATGAACCCGAAACGCCGTTCGAGAGACAAAGAAGATTAGGTGCTTTAGGGAAACTGAATCATGATACTTctgatgaggaagaagaagaagacgatgatgatgaaaatagaGAGGGGGATcacgatgaagatgattacAACGATGCTGAAGATAGTGACGATCAAGAGGGCGGTGATGAGGTACCACCAACGCC
- the RKM5 gene encoding S-adenosylmethionine-dependent methyltransferase (ancestral locus Anc_8.339) encodes MYIPPLLNLSDKEINSNHITVIELGAGISGILPVLLSNFVNNYICTDQRGILNKLKHNIKENLLQLNRRKCVSASLGLSQDDPEDGEMRKVNLEVLPLDWETFKIPEQYPDLLRAKTISNIVYILAMDVIYNEYLIDPFLKTLKTLMQFFAEKAHCIVGIHLRDQDVVVQFLEKAMLEYQLSVYHVVDPTLQSSRFSLYYFC; translated from the coding sequence ATGTATATACCGCCATTACTTAACCTTTCTGATAAGGAGATTAATAGTAATCATATAACAGTCATTGAATTAGGAGCTGGTATCTCTGGAATATTACCTGTTCTACTTTCGAATTTTGTGAACAACTATATCTGTACTGATCAGAGAGGAATCCTTAATAAGTTGAAACAcaatattaaagaaaatttacTACAATTAAATAGAAGGAAATGCGTTTCCGCTTCATTAGGCCTTTCTCAAGACGATCCTGAGGACGGTGAAATGAGGAAAGTGAATCTAGAAGTACTGCCGTTGGATTGGGAGACCTTTAAAATCCCAGAACAGTATCCTGATTTACTCAGGGCAAAAACGATCTCCAACATAGTCTATATACTTGCCATGGACGTCATTTACAATGAATATCTAATTGATCCCTTTCTAAAAACATTGAAGACGCTGATGCAGTTTTTCGCCGAGAAGGCCCATTGCATAGTGGGGATTCACTTACGCGACCAAGACGTGGTGGTCCAGTTTCTCGAGAAGGCTATGTTGGAGTACCAACTATCAGTGTACCACGTCGTGGATCCTACTTTACAGTCGTCAAGATTCAGTCTCTATTACTTCTGTTAA